gctcctgctcctgatcctcctCGTACTGATGCTGTGCCTCCTCAATGTTCCCATCGAACTTGCTTATTGTGGTTTCCCGGTCGAGATCCTCCTCCTTATAGGACGACTGCTTGTGGTCCTTGGATATGTAGGGACTGTGGATCAGCTCCAGGATCTCCTGGCGCAGCTTGCGGGCTATTTGTATGGACTTGTGGTATCTGGCAAGCTTCTCGCAGCACTTCTTGCAGATCGTCGACGATTCCTCGGTGAGGACGTAGTCCGTGCCTCTGGTGCATTGCAGTACCAGGTCGCTGATCAGCACCGGCGGATGTCCGACGGTCTCGGTGTGAATGTCCTTCGGCACGCGCACCGAGAACTGACAAATGCAGCAATTCATATttgattgaaatttatttacaatttccAGCCAGTGTGACCGTCCAGTGGGACGAGTGCTCCGACTGTGCCGCTATCGGTTATCGGATATCGGGATACTGATCTAGTTCACTTCCTTAGCGGTtccaatttcaaatttaaattttggcaCGCGCCAACAAGTtctgaaaattgaaaattcctATCGTACTCAGTGAAACACGAATGAATGATATTTAGCCATgtatttactttgtttttttatataatatattgcCAACAGGGCattgaaaaattaaacaagCTTAAAACGCCTTCACTGTGTCACTCTTGATACGCGTTCAAATTCTTTTTGGGCAAGATGATATTGTAATGCTGGAATTTTGTCCAAGACAGCAGGatgtccttcgtcctgccgTGCGGCGCCTCTCCAAAAGTCTGAGGATAGTCTCTTTAGCCATCAGATTGATAGTAGATGATTCCATACACTTACCTTGCAGCACCCGTAAATTTTCATTACTTTCTTCTCCTCCTTGTTGCTGATGAACCCTCCACCTAGGCACTTGGTGCATATGCCAATTTTGTCCATCTCCTTCTGAATTTGCTCGAAAATCTCCTCTGAAAACAGAATAATTAAAGCACCTG
This genomic stretch from Drosophila yakuba strain Tai18E2 chromosome 3R, Prin_Dyak_Tai18E2_2.1, whole genome shotgun sequence harbors:
- the LOC6538823 gene encoding sex-regulated protein janus-B, with translation MKTLNLLAPVSQLVKPIRRQSASRVNALLINVPRVQLSSGKNKYLLMVIHMHGLTRFGRTIVRGSTSKDHEEIFEQIQKEMDKIGICTKCLGGGFISNKEEKKVMKIYGCCKTFGEAPHGRTKDILLSWTKFQHYNIILPKKNLNAYQE